A single region of the Pelomicrobium methylotrophicum genome encodes:
- the lysA gene encoding diaminopimelate decarboxylase, with translation MSAFHYRNGVLYAEEVPLPEIAGRFGTPCFVYSRAALTAAYRAFDGALAGHPHLVCYAVKANSNLAVLDLFARLGSGFDIVSGGELKRVLAAGGNPRRVVFSGVGKSEAEIREALALGVLCFNVESESELHRLNRIAGASGARAPVSLRVNPDVDPKTHPYIATGLKENKFGVPFADALPLYREAHRLPHLDVVGIDCHIGSQLTELEPFVEAARKVLDLTDRLASEGIHLAHIDLGGGLGIRYRDEQPPPVEEYGRALTRLMHGRPELLLLEPGRALVGNAGILLTRVEYLKHGETKNFAVVDAAMNDLMRPSLYDAYHDVLPVVLDTALKPSLYDVVGPVCESGDFLARNRELRVTEGDLLAIGSAGAYGMSMSSNYNTRPRAAELMVDCDRVHVIRERETIEQLIALEKRLPA, from the coding sequence ATGAGCGCCTTTCACTACCGCAACGGCGTGCTCTACGCCGAGGAGGTGCCGCTGCCCGAAATTGCCGGACGATTCGGGACTCCCTGCTTCGTCTACTCGCGCGCCGCGCTCACCGCCGCCTACCGCGCCTTCGACGGCGCCCTGGCCGGCCATCCGCACCTGGTGTGCTACGCGGTCAAGGCCAACTCCAACCTCGCCGTCCTGGATCTCTTCGCACGTCTGGGCAGCGGCTTCGACATTGTTTCGGGCGGCGAGCTCAAACGGGTGCTGGCCGCAGGCGGTAACCCGCGCCGCGTGGTGTTCTCCGGCGTGGGCAAGAGCGAAGCCGAGATCCGCGAGGCGCTGGCGCTCGGTGTGCTGTGCTTCAACGTCGAGTCGGAAAGCGAGTTGCACCGCTTAAACCGCATCGCGGGCGCGTCCGGCGCGCGGGCGCCGGTCAGCCTGCGGGTAAACCCCGACGTGGACCCGAAAACCCATCCCTATATCGCCACGGGGCTGAAGGAGAACAAGTTCGGCGTCCCGTTCGCCGACGCTCTGCCGCTCTACCGGGAGGCGCACCGCCTGCCTCACCTGGACGTGGTGGGCATCGACTGCCACATCGGATCCCAGCTCACCGAGCTGGAACCTTTCGTCGAAGCGGCGCGCAAGGTGCTCGATCTGACCGACCGTCTCGCTTCGGAAGGCATTCACCTCGCCCACATCGACCTGGGCGGCGGCCTCGGCATTCGCTACCGCGACGAGCAGCCCCCGCCGGTCGAGGAGTACGGCCGTGCGCTCACCCGGCTGATGCACGGCCGGCCCGAGCTCCTGCTGCTCGAGCCCGGCCGGGCGCTGGTGGGCAACGCCGGGATTCTGCTGACCCGGGTCGAATACCTGAAGCACGGGGAGACGAAGAACTTCGCGGTGGTGGACGCCGCCATGAACGACCTCATGCGGCCCTCCCTCTACGATGCATACCACGATGTGCTGCCGGTCGTCCTGGACACCGCTCTGAAGCCCTCCCTCTATGATGTGGTCGGGCCGGTATGCGAGAGCGGCGACTTTCTCGCCCGCAACCGCGAGCTTCGCGTGACGGAAGGCGACCTGCTGGCGATCGGCTCCGCCGGCGCCTACGGCATGAGCATGAGTTCCAACTACAATACACGCCCGCGCGCGGCCGAGCTGATGGTGGACTGCGACCGCGTCCACGTGATCCGGGAGCGCGAAACCATCGAGCAGCTCATCGCGCTGGAGAAGCGCCTTCCTGCGTGA
- a CDS encoding RNA polymerase sigma factor: MNETEQIAAVIPRLRRYARALLGDRAEADDLVQDTLERAWRKAALWRPGSDLRAWLFAIMHNVFVNQTRTRRTNMEEPLDEVVLEHPAASDAAAGAQLLDLASALAKLPAEQREVVLLVGLEEFTYEEAARALGIPIGTVMSRLARGRERLRQLMSGGTSAPSLRVVK; the protein is encoded by the coding sequence GTGAACGAGACAGAACAGATTGCTGCCGTCATTCCGCGTCTGCGGCGGTACGCGCGGGCGTTGCTGGGCGACCGGGCCGAAGCCGACGACCTGGTGCAGGACACGCTCGAGCGGGCGTGGCGCAAAGCGGCGTTGTGGCGGCCGGGCTCGGACCTGCGAGCGTGGCTTTTTGCCATCATGCACAACGTCTTTGTGAACCAGACGCGGACGCGGCGGACGAACATGGAGGAGCCCCTGGACGAGGTGGTGCTGGAGCATCCGGCCGCTTCGGATGCGGCGGCCGGCGCGCAGCTGCTCGATCTCGCCTCCGCCCTTGCGAAGTTGCCGGCCGAGCAGCGGGAAGTCGTGCTGCTGGTGGGGCTGGAGGAGTTTACCTATGAGGAGGCTGCGAGAGCGCTCGGCATTCCGATCGGCACCGTCATGTCCCGACTCGCGCGGGGACGCGAGCGTCTGCGCCAACTGATGAGCGGAGGGACAAGCGCGCCTTCGCTGAGAGTGGTGAAATGA
- the msrP gene encoding protein-methionine-sulfoxide reductase catalytic subunit MsrP, with product MLIKRPSDIPPSEITPKGVYLRRREFLKATGALGLGAGLALARPARAEEGRGAKLAEVRKSPLSTMEPLTSYKDITHYNNFYEFGTDKSDPAQQAHLLRTRPWTVAVEGLVRRPRVYDIDELLKLAPLEERIYRLRCVEAWSMVVPWVGYPLSALIRQVEPLGSAKFVEFTTVLRPSEMPGQRLPILAWPYVEGLRLDEAMHPLTLLCLGLYGEVLPNQNGAPVRIVVPWKYGFKSGKSIVKIRFTEFQPRTSWNLAAPHEYGFYANVNPTVDHPRWSQAKERRIGEGLFARKRDTLMFNGYADQVAHLYADMDLRKHF from the coding sequence ATGCTGATCAAGCGACCCAGTGATATCCCGCCCTCGGAAATCACGCCGAAAGGCGTGTATCTGCGGCGCCGCGAGTTCCTCAAGGCCACCGGTGCGCTCGGCCTGGGCGCGGGGCTCGCGTTGGCGCGGCCCGCGCGGGCCGAGGAGGGACGCGGGGCGAAGCTGGCCGAAGTGCGCAAATCGCCCCTGAGCACGATGGAGCCGCTCACCTCCTACAAGGACATCACGCACTACAACAACTTCTACGAGTTCGGCACTGACAAGAGCGACCCGGCGCAACAGGCTCACCTGCTCAGGACCCGCCCGTGGACGGTGGCCGTGGAAGGGCTGGTGCGCCGTCCTCGGGTCTACGACATCGACGAGCTTCTCAAGCTGGCGCCGCTGGAGGAACGCATCTACCGGCTGCGCTGCGTGGAGGCGTGGTCCATGGTGGTGCCATGGGTCGGCTATCCGCTCTCGGCGCTCATCCGGCAGGTCGAGCCCTTGGGCAGCGCCAAGTTTGTCGAGTTCACCACTGTGCTGCGGCCCTCGGAGATGCCCGGTCAGCGGCTGCCCATTCTCGCCTGGCCGTACGTGGAGGGCCTGCGCCTCGATGAGGCCATGCATCCCCTCACGCTCCTGTGCTTGGGCTTATACGGAGAGGTGCTGCCGAACCAGAACGGGGCGCCGGTGCGCATCGTGGTGCCGTGGAAGTACGGCTTCAAGAGCGGGAAATCCATCGTGAAGATCCGGTTCACCGAGTTCCAACCCAGGACTTCGTGGAACCTGGCGGCGCCCCACGAATATGGATTCTATGCCAACGTCAATCCCACTGTGGATCATCCTCGCTGGAGCCAGGCGAAGGAGCGGCGCATCGGCGAGGGGCTTTTCGCTCGCAAGCGGGACACACTCATGTTCAACGGCTATGCCGATCAGGTGGCTCACCTGTACGCGGACATGGACTTGAGAAAGCATTTCTGA
- the lptM gene encoding LPS translocon maturation chaperone LptM: MTVPISAIISPSFPSGRVMRVLVSLIVALAVLNGCGFKGPLYLPQEKGAPATAETSPQRK; encoded by the coding sequence GTGACGGTTCCGATCTCGGCTATCATTTCGCCATCATTCCCTTCCGGACGTGTCATGCGCGTGCTTGTATCGCTCATCGTCGCCCTCGCGGTTCTGAACGGCTGCGGTTTCAAGGGCCCGCTGTACCTGCCGCAAGAGAAGGGCGCGCCCGCCACCGCCGAAACCTCGCCGCAAAGGAAATGA
- a CDS encoding lysophospholipid acyltransferase family protein: MIWLRSALFAATLCITTPVFSLIALATFPFSAFTRYRIITQWSRLTIFFARVILGIRYRVLGLERLPARPSVVLSKHQSAWETLAFQEIFPPQVIVVKKSLLYIPFFGWGLAMLSPIAVNRRSPRESLKQLLRQGKERLARGFWVIVYPEGTRVAPGERGRYQVGGAWLAAQTGTPVVPVAVNAGRLWGRNAFLKRPGLVTVSIGEPIDTAGLKAEEVLHRAEDWIEAEMQRIDRASEEG; this comes from the coding sequence ATGATCTGGCTGCGCTCGGCCCTCTTCGCGGCGACGCTGTGTATCACCACCCCCGTCTTCTCCCTCATCGCGCTCGCCACGTTCCCTTTCAGCGCGTTCACCCGCTACCGCATCATCACCCAGTGGTCAAGGCTTACGATTTTTTTCGCCCGAGTGATTCTCGGCATCCGCTACCGGGTGCTGGGGCTGGAACGCCTGCCAGCCCGGCCGTCCGTGGTGCTATCGAAGCACCAGTCCGCGTGGGAGACCCTCGCTTTCCAGGAAATTTTCCCGCCCCAGGTCATCGTGGTAAAGAAAAGCCTTCTTTACATCCCGTTCTTCGGCTGGGGCCTGGCAATGCTCTCTCCCATCGCCGTCAACCGCAGATCACCTCGCGAGTCGCTGAAGCAGCTGCTGCGCCAGGGCAAGGAGCGCCTGGCCCGCGGGTTCTGGGTGATCGTATATCCAGAGGGAACGCGAGTCGCGCCCGGCGAACGGGGGCGCTACCAAGTGGGCGGCGCGTGGCTCGCCGCCCAGACCGGCACGCCGGTGGTTCCGGTGGCCGTGAACGCGGGGCGACTGTGGGGGCGCAACGCGTTCCTGAAGCGTCCTGGGCTCGTGACCGTGAGCATCGGCGAACCCATCGACACCGCTGGACTCAAGGCGGAAGAAGTCCTGCACCGGGCAGAGGATTGGATCGAGGCGGAGATGCAGCGCATCGATCGCGCGTCGGAAGAGGGCTGA
- a CDS encoding sulfite oxidase heme-binding subunit YedZ — protein MTVLTRLAQLPAVHAERLKRILFVLCLLPLARWIWLGFNDGLGANPVEFIIRSTGFWALAFLAITLAVTPLRRWLQWPWLLRLRRMLGLYAFFYACLHFAAYLVLDQFFDLAAIVEDVLKRPYITVGFTSFVLLVPLAITSTDGMIRRLGGRRWRRLHRLVYAIGVGGVIHFWWLVKADITQPFLYAIALGVLLGERVVHHLRIRVLPSPGTSGSARAAIPLPRD, from the coding sequence ATCACGGTGCTGACCCGTCTGGCCCAGCTCCCGGCCGTCCACGCGGAACGGCTCAAGCGGATCCTGTTTGTGCTTTGTCTGTTGCCGCTGGCGCGATGGATCTGGCTTGGCTTCAACGACGGACTGGGCGCAAACCCCGTGGAGTTCATCATCCGCTCCACGGGTTTTTGGGCCCTCGCCTTTCTCGCGATCACGCTGGCCGTCACGCCGCTGCGGCGCTGGCTCCAGTGGCCGTGGCTTCTACGGCTGCGCCGGATGTTGGGGCTGTATGCGTTTTTCTACGCGTGCCTGCATTTCGCCGCGTACCTGGTGCTGGACCAGTTCTTCGACCTGGCGGCCATCGTGGAGGACGTGCTGAAGCGTCCCTACATCACGGTGGGCTTTACCAGTTTCGTCCTCCTGGTGCCGCTGGCGATCACTTCCACCGACGGCATGATCCGGCGTCTGGGCGGCCGGCGCTGGCGACGGCTGCACCGGCTGGTCTACGCCATTGGCGTCGGCGGCGTGATTCACTTCTGGTGGCTCGTCAAGGCCGACATCACCCAGCCTTTCCTGTACGCGATCGCGCTCGGCGTGCTGTTGGGCGAGCGCGTCGTCCACCACCTCCGGATTCGGGTGCTGCCCTCGCCGGGCACGAGCGGTTCCGCACGCGCCGCCATCCCGCTGCCGCGCGACTAG
- the glyQ gene encoding glycine--tRNA ligase subunit alpha, whose amino-acid sequence MLTFQQVILRLQEYWDQQGCVLLQPYDMEVGAGTSHTATFLRALGPEPWKAAYVQPSRRPKDGRYGDNPNRLQHYYQYQVVMKPSPLNIQDLYLESLAYLGIDPRRNDIRFVEDNWENPTLGAWGLGWEVWLNGMEVTQFTYFQEVGSLPCRPVTGEITYGLERLAMYLQGKENVFDLVWTDGVTYGDVYHQNEVEQSRYNFEASNVSWLLSLFNGFEAEAKRLIEAGLPLPAYEMVLKCSHTFNLLDARGAISVTERAAYIARIRALARLVAQAYYDSRAALGFPLLNQPGQKAT is encoded by the coding sequence ATGCTCACCTTTCAACAGGTCATCCTCAGGCTGCAGGAATATTGGGACCAGCAAGGCTGCGTGCTACTGCAGCCCTACGACATGGAAGTCGGCGCCGGCACTTCCCACACCGCCACTTTCCTGCGGGCGCTGGGGCCGGAGCCCTGGAAGGCGGCCTACGTGCAGCCGTCGCGGCGTCCCAAGGACGGCCGCTACGGCGACAACCCCAACCGCCTGCAGCATTACTACCAATACCAGGTGGTGATGAAGCCTTCGCCGCTCAACATCCAGGATCTCTACCTGGAATCCCTGGCGTATCTCGGCATCGATCCGCGCAGGAACGACATTCGCTTCGTCGAGGACAACTGGGAAAATCCCACCCTGGGCGCCTGGGGCCTCGGGTGGGAAGTGTGGCTGAACGGCATGGAGGTGACCCAGTTCACCTACTTCCAGGAGGTGGGCAGCCTCCCGTGCCGTCCCGTCACCGGCGAAATCACCTACGGCCTGGAACGGCTCGCCATGTACCTTCAGGGCAAGGAGAACGTCTTCGATCTGGTATGGACGGATGGGGTCACCTACGGGGACGTGTATCACCAGAACGAGGTGGAGCAGTCCCGCTACAACTTCGAGGCATCCAACGTGAGCTGGCTGCTCAGCCTGTTCAACGGCTTCGAAGCCGAAGCGAAACGACTCATCGAAGCGGGGCTGCCGCTGCCGGCCTACGAGATGGTGCTCAAGTGCTCCCACACCTTCAACCTGCTGGACGCCCGAGGGGCCATCTCGGTGACCGAGCGCGCCGCCTACATCGCCCGCATCCGGGCGCTCGCGCGCTTGGTGGCCCAGGCCTACTACGACTCGCGGGCAGCGTTGGGCTTCCCGCTGCTGAACCAGCCTGGGCAAAAGGCGACATGA
- a CDS encoding anti-sigma factor family protein → MSKVPIVEADLHAYVDGQLPSGRRSEVEAYLAAHADDAARVAAYAEQKRALHGLYDAVMDEPVPERLRLPPTPGAGQRWLGWRAAAVVAWMAVGGVIGWSLKPGSAPIAPDTETLARRAAVAHAVYSPEVRHPVEVGADQEQHLVAWLSKRLGGQIKAPVLTEEGYALVGGRLLADEAGPAAQFMYENARGQRLTLYVRRRDAEAGETAFRFAQEGPVGVFYWIDRDFGYALSGAMAREDLQRVAHAVYRQLNE, encoded by the coding sequence ATGAGCAAGGTTCCTATCGTCGAAGCGGATCTTCACGCCTATGTGGACGGCCAGCTTCCGTCCGGGCGGCGCTCGGAGGTGGAGGCGTATCTGGCTGCCCACGCCGACGACGCGGCGCGGGTTGCCGCCTATGCCGAGCAGAAAAGGGCCTTGCATGGCTTGTACGATGCCGTGATGGATGAACCCGTGCCCGAGCGCCTGCGGCTGCCGCCGACGCCTGGGGCCGGGCAGCGTTGGCTCGGGTGGCGGGCGGCTGCCGTGGTGGCGTGGATGGCCGTGGGCGGGGTGATCGGTTGGAGCCTGAAGCCTGGGTCGGCACCCATCGCCCCGGATACGGAGACGCTGGCGCGGCGGGCGGCGGTGGCCCACGCCGTTTATAGCCCGGAGGTGCGCCATCCCGTCGAAGTGGGGGCGGACCAGGAACAGCACCTCGTGGCGTGGTTGTCGAAGCGGTTGGGCGGGCAGATCAAGGCGCCGGTTCTCACCGAGGAGGGGTATGCGCTCGTGGGCGGGCGGCTCCTCGCCGACGAGGCCGGGCCGGCGGCCCAGTTTATGTACGAAAACGCCCGCGGTCAGCGGTTGACCCTGTACGTGAGGCGGCGCGACGCGGAGGCGGGCGAGACGGCGTTTCGCTTCGCTCAGGAAGGGCCCGTGGGCGTGTTCTACTGGATTGACCGGGATTTCGGCTACGCTTTGTCGGGCGCCATGGCGCGGGAGGACCTGCAGCGGGTCGCGCATGCGGTCTACCGCCAGCTCAACGAGTGA
- the gmhB gene encoding D-glycero-beta-D-manno-heptose 1,7-bisphosphate 7-phosphatase, translating to MKLVILDRDGVINHDSVNFIKSPEEWRPIPGSLEAIARLNRAGYRVVVATNQSGIGRGLLDMATLNAIHEKMHRALAAVGGHIDALFFCPHTAEARCACRKPAPGMLLEIAQRYNVSLEGVPAIGDSLRDLEAAARAGAQPLLVLTGKGERTRLAGGLPPRTTVFADLAEAVTSLVSS from the coding sequence ATGAAATTAGTCATCCTCGACCGCGACGGTGTCATCAACCATGACAGCGTCAACTTCATCAAATCGCCCGAGGAGTGGCGGCCGATCCCCGGAAGCCTGGAGGCCATCGCGCGATTGAACCGGGCGGGTTACCGGGTCGTGGTGGCGACCAACCAGTCGGGCATCGGGCGCGGCCTTCTGGACATGGCCACTCTTAACGCCATCCACGAAAAGATGCACCGGGCGCTCGCCGCGGTGGGCGGCCACATCGACGCCCTGTTCTTCTGCCCCCATACTGCCGAAGCCCGCTGCGCGTGCCGCAAGCCGGCCCCAGGCATGCTGCTGGAAATCGCGCAACGCTACAACGTGTCGCTGGAGGGGGTGCCGGCCATCGGGGATTCCCTGCGCGACCTGGAAGCCGCTGCCCGCGCGGGCGCCCAACCGCTGCTGGTGCTCACCGGCAAAGGCGAGCGCACGCGTCTCGCGGGCGGCCTGCCTCCCCGGACAACGGTGTTTGCCGATCTGGCCGAAGCGGTGACAAGCCTGGTTTCGTCCTGA
- a CDS encoding M48 family metallopeptidase, protein MAREGRVRGAVRVVELGGRPVPYHLRRRRRMRNLVMRVDGDGLRVTAPYGVSLAWIEAALQERAAWIVKRLAAMAERVTFRPDWRPGARLPYLGTSLSLTLETRSRLWPVERVGEQLIVSDPRSDDPAVVEAMVMDWYRDEAHRYLSERVAALAPRLGVPIPPLALSSSRSEWGSCSAWGRILFNWRLIQLPPRLVDYVVAHELAHLIELNHSSAFWQLVERLYPDWREARRALRRYG, encoded by the coding sequence GTGGCACGCGAGGGGCGAGTTCGGGGCGCGGTGCGCGTCGTGGAGCTGGGCGGCCGTCCGGTCCCTTACCACTTGAGGCGCCGGCGGCGCATGCGCAATCTGGTCATGCGGGTGGATGGCGACGGGCTGCGGGTGACGGCGCCTTACGGCGTTTCCCTGGCCTGGATCGAAGCCGCCCTTCAAGAGAGGGCCGCCTGGATTGTGAAACGCCTCGCGGCCATGGCCGAGCGGGTCACGTTCCGGCCCGACTGGCGTCCAGGGGCGCGACTCCCTTACCTAGGCACCTCTCTTTCGCTGACGCTTGAAACCCGTTCGCGGCTCTGGCCGGTCGAGCGGGTCGGCGAGCAGCTCATCGTCTCCGATCCCCGATCAGACGACCCGGCCGTCGTGGAGGCCATGGTCATGGACTGGTACCGCGACGAAGCGCACCGCTATTTGAGCGAGCGAGTGGCCGCCCTTGCGCCCCGGCTGGGCGTGCCGATTCCGCCGCTCGCGCTTTCGTCCTCGCGCAGCGAATGGGGCAGCTGTTCGGCCTGGGGCCGCATCCTGTTCAACTGGCGGCTGATCCAGCTGCCGCCGCGGCTCGTGGACTACGTCGTCGCCCACGAGCTCGCGCACTTGATCGAACTTAACCACTCCTCTGCGTTCTGGCAGCTGGTAGAGCGCCTCTACCCCGACTGGCGCGAGGCGCGGCGGGCGCTGCGGCGGTACGGCTAG
- the glyS gene encoding glycine--tRNA ligase subunit beta yields the protein MTETLLVEILTEELPPKALRVLGAAFADGLTRRLGALDLLEPESRPTGYATPRRLAVTISRVREKGPDKKVEVKGPYVTTALDRSGKPTPALEGFCRKHGIDPTALVRAADAKGEYFVCRLSERGNSLEAVLAQAVEEALRDLPVPKMMRWGAGEEEFVRPVHGVVLLHGARVVEGTVMGLPSGRVTRGHRFLGEGVLEIPHAEAYAERLAARGYVVASFDERRSRIEALLKAAADGLNPDMDDALLDEVTALVEYPVVYVGNFDPAFLAVPQECLILSMKQHQKYFPLLDPGTGRLQPRFLIVSNLQVDDASEIVHGNERVLRARLADAKFFYDQDRRIRLDARVPRLADVVYHNRLGSQLERVLRIQKLAGMIAAQLHADHRLAERAAYLSKADLLTDMVGEFPELQGIMGMHYARHDGEPEAVARAIEAHYHPRFANDTLPEDDVSIAVALADKLDTLVGIFGIGLAPTGDKDPYALRRHALGVLRILIERSLPLDLKHLLAAAHGQFPPERLASSVVADVFEFMLERLRHYLRGQGYGADEVEAVVSQQPSRIDRVVPRIQAVQAFRRLPEAESLAAANKRIQNILKKADAEAAQPNPSLMQEPAEKQLHQATGELMPRVRSLIENGDYTQALCTLAQVKPHVDAFFDQVLVMTEEPLIRANRLALLRHLASMMNQVADISKLAS from the coding sequence ATGACCGAGACCCTGTTGGTTGAAATCCTCACCGAGGAGCTGCCGCCGAAAGCGCTGCGGGTGCTGGGGGCCGCCTTCGCCGATGGCCTCACCCGGCGGCTCGGTGCGCTGGACCTGCTGGAGCCAGAGAGTCGGCCCACCGGCTACGCCACACCGCGCCGGCTTGCCGTGACGATCTCCCGCGTCCGGGAAAAAGGCCCCGACAAAAAGGTGGAAGTGAAGGGCCCGTATGTCACCACCGCGCTGGACCGGTCAGGCAAGCCCACTCCGGCGCTGGAGGGATTCTGCCGCAAGCACGGCATTGATCCGACGGCCCTGGTCCGCGCCGCCGATGCCAAAGGCGAGTATTTCGTCTGCCGCCTGTCCGAGCGCGGGAATTCGCTGGAGGCAGTCCTCGCCCAGGCGGTGGAAGAGGCGTTGCGCGACCTCCCGGTGCCGAAGATGATGCGCTGGGGTGCGGGCGAGGAAGAGTTCGTGCGCCCCGTACACGGGGTCGTCCTGCTGCACGGCGCCCGCGTGGTGGAGGGCACGGTCATGGGCCTGCCGAGCGGGCGCGTGACGCGGGGCCATCGGTTCCTCGGCGAAGGTGTGCTGGAAATCCCCCACGCCGAAGCCTACGCCGAGCGGCTCGCCGCGCGGGGCTACGTCGTGGCGTCCTTCGACGAGCGCAGAAGCCGCATCGAGGCGTTGCTCAAGGCGGCAGCCGACGGGCTCAATCCGGACATGGATGACGCCTTGCTCGATGAAGTGACCGCCCTCGTGGAATATCCGGTAGTGTACGTGGGGAATTTCGATCCGGCCTTCCTCGCGGTTCCCCAGGAATGCCTGATCCTGTCCATGAAGCAGCATCAGAAGTACTTCCCGCTGCTTGATCCCGGAACGGGGAGGTTGCAACCTCGTTTCCTCATCGTCAGCAACCTCCAGGTGGACGACGCGAGCGAGATCGTTCACGGCAACGAGCGGGTGCTGCGGGCCCGGCTTGCCGACGCCAAGTTCTTCTACGACCAGGACCGCAGAATCCGGCTGGATGCGCGCGTTCCGCGACTTGCGGACGTGGTGTATCACAACCGCCTCGGTAGCCAGCTCGAGCGGGTGCTGCGCATCCAGAAGCTTGCGGGAATGATTGCGGCGCAATTGCACGCCGACCACCGCCTCGCGGAACGAGCCGCCTATCTGTCCAAGGCCGACCTCCTGACCGACATGGTGGGCGAGTTCCCCGAGCTGCAAGGGATCATGGGCATGCACTACGCGCGCCATGACGGCGAGCCCGAGGCGGTGGCGCGGGCGATCGAGGCTCACTACCACCCACGCTTCGCCAACGACACCCTGCCCGAGGACGACGTGTCGATCGCGGTGGCGCTCGCCGACAAGCTGGACACCCTGGTCGGCATCTTCGGTATCGGGCTGGCCCCCACCGGCGACAAGGACCCTTACGCGCTGCGGCGCCATGCGCTGGGGGTGTTGCGCATCCTCATCGAGCGCAGCCTTCCCCTCGACCTCAAGCACCTGCTCGCTGCCGCCCATGGCCAGTTCCCCCCGGAGCGGCTCGCCTCCAGCGTGGTGGCGGACGTGTTCGAATTCATGCTGGAGCGGCTGCGGCACTACCTGCGCGGCCAGGGCTACGGCGCCGACGAGGTGGAGGCGGTGGTCAGCCAGCAGCCCAGCCGCATCGACCGGGTGGTGCCTCGCATCCAAGCGGTGCAGGCGTTCCGACGGCTGCCCGAGGCGGAAAGTCTGGCCGCGGCCAACAAGCGGATCCAGAATATTCTCAAGAAGGCGGACGCCGAGGCGGCGCAGCCGAATCCGTCGCTCATGCAGGAGCCGGCCGAAAAGCAGCTTCACCAGGCCACCGGCGAGCTCATGCCCCGGGTGCGCTCCCTCATCGAAAACGGGGACTATACCCAAGCCCTCTGCACCCTGGCGCAAGTGAAGCCGCACGTGGATGCCTTCTTCGACCAAGTGCTGGTGATGACCGAGGAACCGCTCATCCGCGCCAACCGCCTCGCCCTGCTGCGGCACCTGGCGAGCATGATGAACCAGGTGGCGGACATCTCCAAGCTGGCCTCCTGA